The Drosophila sulfurigaster albostrigata strain 15112-1811.04 chromosome 3, ASM2355843v2, whole genome shotgun sequence genomic sequence CAAGATGCGGGCCAAGGCTTCGCTTTTACATCCTTGCTGCTGCAGTCCTCGTCAGACATGCACGAGTATGTAAATCAATTTAACCGGAAATTTTCTTTCAACATTCGACCTTTTCTTGGCCTCATCTCCGTGTCTCACTCTCCTCGTTCCTGATTGCTGCAGATCGCACGTTCGACTGCAGTTGGACATTAAATGAAGTGGACTGCATTGAGTGACCAAGTGAGCACTTGACTATGATAATAGTTCGCTACATATTGTATTATACCAGCGGCAAACTGTTGTCATAGACCAAGTGCTCAGAAGATACCTCATTTAAGtacttttcaaaaatatcacaTGGGATAATTGTCACACAAGACATCTCTTTAAAGTACTCTCCATAGCTGGGCAATGGATAGCAAAAGCAATCCCATATTTATTGTCCAAAACCCAGTTCGATTTGCCACTCTTGCATAATGCAACACCGAATGGTCAATTGTTTCATCTGCCACATTTTTATATCGTAAACATTCATCTCTGAGCTTAGCGAAATATCGCATGGGATAATTGAAGCAGTAGAGCTTCGATGTGTTCAACGTGAGCTCAATGCTATCGCAAATGTAGATGTTCCATTCTATTGCAATCAGATCATTGCAGCGCATCAAAGGCGACGAGTTCATCGTGATGAACACAAAGATCAGAAGACCTTTAGGTGCAAACATGGCATATGATGCCTCGTTCTCGGCATTTTTATCTGGAAAGTTTTGGCTCAGCTCATGGGTGAGTGTGCTGTTGCAAACCCATCGCAGATGCACTCCAAATAATCTAGAGCAATCGCCCATAAAGTTGCGAGCCACGGGAGGCTCTTGCGTTTTCCTCGACTCGACCAAATTAATCAAACTGAGCTGAGCTATCAATATGACTGAAATGTTTATAAACATGCTGGGTGAGCGGGAATTTCGAAttgattgaaaataaaagGTGAACTTGTTATCAAAACTTTACACAGACAAACTTTTCGTACTCGAGCAATTACTTTCATTCATTAGCTGCTCAGCTTATTTCATTTGTACCCAGCATGTGGCTTCCATATCACAAAATAGTAAAAGTAATCAAGTTTCTTCTGAAAAGAACTTGACTaaacattaattgaattgagcaCATGCGGCGTATACATtacatttaaaagcaaaactttaattagtaaaatgaaatcattcaagttttgaaaatagtttcaatctaaattcattaaattttaatttgtatagaACTTCATCAGATTTATGTCGCGTAAAGAGTACCAGAAGATTCAAAATTAGCAATGATTCAATTGAGATTGCTGCTTCTCAATTTGTTGCTCATTCGACTCGTGGCCGCCGAAGAGTATGAGTTTGATGGCCACGACAATAGTTTGACACCCAATTGGAATACTGGCGACTGTTCGTATATGCATCCATTTCATTTGACCAAATATTGCAATGCGAAAGTCACAAGAATAATCGATTATCGATGGGGTGATATTAGAGCACCTGAAGACACGCCGTATGTGATTTTTAGATCCGAACTTAACGACGATTTCCTCTTTATATCGTTCAATAAGTCACCGTTGTTCCAATGCCATTCAATGGATATCCATGGCAAGAACTATACGATTTTTGCCAGATCCATGAGGAGGGGCTACAAATACACCAACGATGACAAACACTCGGATTTGCACTGCATCAATATTCCAACTGGTTATCCAGCTGCCTTAGTTGCCCACTGCTTTAATAAATCATACGAAGAGGGTACCACAAAGGCCCAATCGGTGCTGCACTATTCACATTATGGAAGGAAAAGTGAGGCAGCCACACTGggaatgcaaaaaatattaattgtaattgcagTTACTAGCTttgtaaatagtttttattcaattatcaGAGAATAaacgaatgtgctcgactctaAGATACTCTTTACTAAGTTTTATAAAATCTAATGAGTGCGGTATGATTCCTTAAATTATAccgaataatataccacaaaaatggtatttggtatatcgatgaaatactacattcgaaatgtGCCATACaggttaaaatataccaaatgttttCTTAATTTGCTTTAGATAAGTTGAGTTATATTTAAGATATAAacgatacaattatacaattaGAGCGAAATATTACTTACAATATagttatttagtttttgagATTAATTAAGAATAGAATTACTTCAGCTTTCAAGAAAACTAAATACCAGTtaacttttatattaatatttcttcaaaacagttttgtaaattgtattttcgGATTgtattgaaatgcatttgacaAGAGACAAGAAAATAATTGGCCAAGTTTTTAAACGTTTGTCAACGGGGAAATAATcttatatttgtgttttttgtatgcttgtgttgatattttgtaaaacaatTTTACACATAGATTTTAGTGTCTCTGGTGAAGAAATCGACTTAAAATGATCTCGGAATCATTTGCTGCAAGACTATAGGCCATGCTAGTGAGCCCCCATTTAACAGGAGGAGGACGTAACAATATCCATCTGATTGCTTGCTGGTTTCTGCTCATTCTCTCACCCCTGGTGATGCAGACAAACGCGTCCAAAAATTGCACCTTCATCGACGGCCACATTCTGGAGTTTGTGTGCCACGGATTCTATAATCGCGACCTTCGGCTACAGTTCAAGGATCGCATACCGGCCATCGATGCGCCCTACGCCATCTGGCAGAGAGCCGATTACTTTGCCTCATCGATGCTCCTGATTGTCTTCTACGAGGGTCCACTATCCAATTGCTATAATCTCGTATTCGAAGATGGTAAATTCTATTGCGATGGCCGCAACTATGCAATGGACGTTGAAAACTCGATACTTGTGAACTGTATGCCCTTTCCATTTTCCTACTCCGACGAATTGCACAAGAGTTGCAAACGTAAGCGAAAGTCACACTCGGCAGAGACGGTGTCGTCGGTTATCATTTACATGGAGTCGAACATCTATGAGAACTCAAGAACAACAAGGTCTCAGCATTGTTCGTAtctgtatttttgtatatccACATTACTCATAGTTTTTCACATTTGTCTATACTGAAACTCAAATTTTGTTGGTAATCActctattattaaaaaaaactaaatgcaaAGATGGTGGTTTTGTAGTCTGCAATTAACAGactatttattgaaatattagaATCTGCTGCATGAGCTGCCATTAAAATCGATTTAACTGAAATTTCAGACAACGCAGGCTGGACAATGGCAGACGCAAATGCACTGGACAGCATAACCAAAGCAACTGTCCAGCTgccatttacacacacacacacacacacgcaaaatAGACATGAACACACACTAACTGACACTGGAGCATCGCCTTTCATTGTCATCATTGTcattggcgttggcgttggcgtaaTTTATGTGCTCATATGAACTGCCGCCATATTGGCCTGTGGCGTTCAactacaccaacaacaattataaggacaacaactacaacgacaagagcaacaacataTACCCTGCCACACAGCTTTTGTTTCTGTCAGCTACTGGCCATAATCTTGCAACAGCTTTAAGGCAAATGTGTTAACCATATGTGACTTAAGAAGCTGCAttgcaaaatttcaaatttatcacATTTCTCTTGGATGAAATTTCGTCATttacacatttaatttaatccattattttagaatatttgcAGCCACATTATTTGAGTAGCCTTTTGATCACGCGCTGACAGATTCGCTTCGGTTGTGGTCGCCTCCAAGCGTAGATAGTTGCCCAGCTTAGAATGTGGCCTAAATGGAAACGATCCTTTAGCTCTTTTCTTTGCATTCGCTGCTCACACTTTTTGGCTatgtaaagcaaaacaaacatggAACAGAAACGCACATTCTTCAAAGTCCAAGTTGTTGGCATGTTTAttcataataattgttttttaaaatatatttgacatttatttcgcagccaaaatttaaaataaatataaatgataaGGATTTAGTATTTcactattaaaattttaatttaaagaaagttAAATTTGCGCTGTCAACTATAAAGTTACAAGGACATAAAACATACTCGGACACTCCACCAAGCAGCAAATTCTCAGCACTAAATTTACATCCTTTTACACAGGCAGAAAATATAGATTCAaaagatttaagatttttttgaagctaaaattcttgttttaatattcaaagatcaaaaaatcttaaatcaagatttataaaaaaaatgtcaagatttctttaaaaatctttatttcaaattgttttaagcttaacattttatttcaacatttcacAATCGAAAAGCAACATTAAAATCTTGGATTTCAAGACTGggcaattttgaatttttgtagaaCATTGATCTTGATTGAAAAAGAAACCTTCTTGGTTTAATTTTGTCATCATATTATAGATTTTAgcacgttttttctttctgtgcaCCCCTTTGAAATGGTTTAAAGAGTTAATGTCGAGTATGTCGTCTAGCAAGTTACTTGAATCTATTATGTGTTGTGGCAACTGCATACTTTCTATGGGAGTCGTTctgtatttgtttaaatttttgtggTTGTAGCTTATCGCAACATTCACACTTAAATGACGTCGCACAAAATGTGCGGTTCACTTTCGCATAGCAGAAACTGGCAGCCAGGCAGCGATGATTATCCTTTGATAGAAAAGCAGCAGTGAGTTTTCtcttatatattctttttttcggcccacaaacaacacacatagAGAACACAACATAATACACAGAGGAGGGAGATAATCACCATTAGTTCAGAGCatgcaaaataaaagtgaacAAAAGGTTTTCCTCTCACGCGCATGTCCTGATTTTTACGCATGGCTGATAATGCACACACGCACTGAAAGGACATGGAAAGGACACCAAAGAAAAGTGCGCATTTGCGCGCGgctttttatgaattttatttttttgtgaagcAGCCTTTcgcttttcacacacacattcattcacacactcatacgCACACGCACATCCACACGCGATCATATAAATATGGTTCTAAAAAAGAAGGAACACAAAAACAAGTTGAATGTAAagaagtgtatgtgtgtttaatGTGCCAACAAGGACATTCGGAATGGCGGGAGAGAGAACAAGGACGTTTGCCAAACGATTTAGTGAATGGACATAAACGAGATGCAACGCTGAAAATCTTTATCTTTTGTCAAAGCTTTCGTCATTTCAATTCTATAAAGGATCAGTCGCGTATCCTTAAATTTCAATAGTCTGCAGTTTGTAGTACTGCAATCAGTGTGTTGCTGAAGTGCTCTTTGCTTTTCATCATATTTGCAGAATCCATCTAAACCCATTACGTGTTT encodes the following:
- the LOC133844784 gene encoding uncharacterized protein LOC133844784 — protein: MLVSPHLTGGGRNNIHLIACWFLLILSPLVMQTNASKNCTFIDGHILEFVCHGFYNRDLRLQFKDRIPAIDAPYAIWQRADYFASSMLLIVFYEGPLSNCYNLVFEDGKFYCDGRNYAMDVENSILVNCMPFPFSYSDELHKSCKRKRKSHSAETVSSVIIYMESNIYENSRTTRSQHCSYLYFCISTLLIVFHICLY